A region of Rhodanobacteraceae bacterium DNA encodes the following proteins:
- a CDS encoding phosphate ABC transporter, substrate-binding protein PstS — protein MFKRSLRLFVLASSFVFCTAALAAPAKHKARHETTRHKTSGAALIVRGDQVSTAGLVDAVANAFADTGDGHLDVQPFNTIDGIDRALDGSVDLAASARPAYPKRAQEAGLTFTPVAWDALVLITNEANPVRNLTLRQLHDIYYGKIRNWSEVGGLDQPIDLDGVASPLDGVQFSFRRLIFGNGDYPVAVPRLFINIDSLQQEVSLDGKALALSTLVHARRQKGIKIIPIEGVAPSIATLENASYPLPVTIYLAYKADSPKIATIQKFLAFLGGAKADGILRSHDLLPYAQATVLNAKSEMDRINTLGARMITEGLPPEYAPGNEFARLAGNPQEVARAAALQQAAAKQVAAANAQRAALSQAAGVDPAPAAAPAAAQAVDYTVASGDTLSKIAKKHSVSVDDLRKWNHLRGDMLQVGQVLKVSSSHAGAGSVSCTAAAAC, from the coding sequence GCGGCTCCGGCCAAGCACAAGGCGCGGCACGAAACCACCCGCCACAAGACTTCCGGCGCCGCGCTGATCGTGCGCGGCGACCAGGTCAGCACCGCAGGCCTGGTCGACGCGGTCGCCAACGCCTTCGCCGACACCGGCGACGGCCACCTCGACGTGCAGCCGTTCAACACCATCGACGGCATCGACCGCGCCCTCGACGGTTCGGTCGACCTCGCCGCGAGCGCACGCCCGGCGTACCCCAAGCGCGCCCAGGAAGCGGGGCTGACCTTCACCCCGGTGGCGTGGGACGCGCTGGTGCTGATCACCAACGAAGCCAACCCGGTGCGCAACCTGACGCTTCGGCAGTTGCACGACATCTACTACGGCAAGATCAGGAACTGGTCCGAGGTGGGCGGTCTCGATCAACCAATCGATCTCGACGGCGTGGCCTCGCCGCTGGACGGCGTGCAGTTCAGTTTCCGCCGGCTGATCTTCGGCAACGGCGACTACCCGGTCGCGGTACCGCGCCTGTTCATCAACATCGATTCGCTGCAGCAGGAAGTTTCGCTGGACGGCAAGGCGCTGGCGCTCTCGACGCTGGTGCACGCGCGCCGCCAGAAGGGCATCAAGATCATCCCGATCGAAGGCGTCGCACCCAGCATCGCGACGCTGGAAAACGCGTCCTATCCGCTGCCGGTGACGATCTACCTTGCCTACAAGGCCGACAGCCCGAAGATCGCCACGATCCAGAAATTCCTGGCGTTCCTCGGCGGCGCCAAGGCGGACGGCATCCTGCGCAGCCATGACCTCCTGCCCTACGCGCAGGCGACCGTGCTGAATGCCAAGAGCGAAATGGACCGCATCAACACCCTCGGCGCACGCATGATCACCGAAGGCCTGCCGCCCGAATACGCGCCCGGCAACGAGTTCGCGCGCCTGGCCGGCAATCCGCAGGAAGTCGCGCGCGCCGCGGCGCTGCAGCAGGCCGCCGCCAAGCAGGTCGCCGCGGCGAACGCGCAACGCGCGGCGCTGAGCCAGGCCGCGGGCGTCGATCCTGCGCCGGCGGCCGCGCCGGCCGCCGCACAGGCCGTCGACTACACAGTGGCAAGCGGCGACACGTTGTCGAAGATCGCGAAGAAACATTCGGTCAGCGTCGACGACCTGCGCAAGTGGAACCACCTGCGCGGCGACATGCTGCAAGTTGGTCAGGTGCTG